Below is a window of Electrophorus electricus isolate fEleEle1 chromosome 1, fEleEle1.pri, whole genome shotgun sequence DNA.
TCATTGGGAACAGCTGAACCTATTCTGGAGGCGGGACTTAGTGAGCAGCACGTTGTTTCTGTGGCAGCGGGCACTTCCCACAGTGGGGCAGTTACAGAGGATGGTGCGGTGCATATGTGGGGTGACAACACCTACGGCCAGTGTGGCCTACTCGGGCTGTCGGTCGTTCCGAACCCGACGCCAGTGGGCGTGGTGGACTGTGACAGTGTGCCCGCCAAGCCAGTCCGGATCCTGGAGGTGGCATGTGGGGAACAGCACACACTAGCACTCTCAGCTAGGCACGAGGTGTGGTCCTGGGGCAGTGGCTGCCAGCTGGGCCTGCTCACCTGCACCTTCCCTGTGTGGAAGCCCCAAAGGGTGGAGCACCTGGCCGGGAGGCACGTGCTCCAGGTTGTCTGTGGCGCCTCACACAGCCTGGCTCTAGTACGCtgcctgcccctgcccctgccccagGGACAGTGCAGGCTGCTAGCCGACAAGTGTGGCCAGTGCAACCAGTCGCTCTACACCATGACCGACAAGGAGGATCATGTCATCATCTCGGACAGCCACTCCTGCCCCCTAGGGGTGGAACTTGAGGAAGGAGATGCCAAATTGGAAACGGAGGGCATCCCCGGGCAAGGGCCTCTGGGCTGCATAAGGAGTTCCCCGTCTGAGCCGATCCTGTCTACCCACAGCCACGCTTCGAAGGCAGCCGTCTTTTCTGCTTCCACCCCCAGAGGTTCTCCTGCTCCGGCACCCACTTCTAACCCTGAACCTCAGGACCAGGGCCATCATGCTGGGAAAGAAACATCGGAGTCTGCCCCTAAAGACCCAGAGGAGTCCCACAGTCCAGTGGCTGATGGAGGAGTGTCTGAGGCAGCCCTAGAGTCCAGCGGCTCTGGGACGGACGGCGCGAAAGGAACGGCAGCAAAATCCTCCCCCTACCCAGACGAGCAGGCCCTTAAAGACTACCTGAAGAGACTGTCGGACCAGACGCTCGCTGAGCAGGTTTCTAAAGGCCCCAGCACGGCACAGTGTATACAGGTTAGTGAGGGAGAGTGTTCTTTCATGGCTGCCAGCTTTACAGAAAAAACTGCCTTGTAACATTACAGGGTTTTGTAACGTAACAAGAAGGTGATATTTCAGTAGAGGTGCAGATGGTAAGTCCATAAATGGAGGCTGGGTGATCCCTCTTCTTTCGTCTCCTTACTACGTGAAAAACAGGATTTCTGTTGGGGAGTTTTAGTAGGACTTGGCTGTTTTAATGAGTGTAAAAGTAGAAAGGAGAGGAGTGAGTTGTCATTCAGTTTAATGATGTATGCTGCAAATTAAATCCCTGTAGTCAAAGGATTCAGGTCTCCAGTTCACCTCTGTTCTGTCCCAGGCTCTTGTCGAGCCCGCTGATGTTTTCACCTCTGACCCCACGACCCCTGTCGCCCAGTCGGTGACCCCTATGGGCTCTGCTTTAAACAACCTGGTGGTTTCGTGTGCGTCTGCTGTAGGGGAGAGAGTCGCATCCACGTATGaggctctctctctgaggaAGGTCATTGGCTACTGGGTGAGTGGAAGCTTTGTCAGTTTTGTGATTATATTTGTCAGCATCACAACATTCGCCCAGCTACAGTATGAACAAGCTTCCAAATTGCTTACTCGCATGCAAGTTCCTCCAAAGCCAGTAACTCAAAGAAGGCTGAAACCGCTGGCACTGTGGTCTTTGAAATAGCACATCGGAATATGTGCGAGGCAAATCTGCCCTTTTTAGCTTCCTTCAgttttcccacaatgcaccagcCAATATGTTTTTTGTACTGTAGGAAGAACTGcgaaaatattgcaaaatacaTGGGTGAAACTTTGACATAACATGGTTAAACGTTAGTCTGCATTGTTTTAACTGAGCGGTGTTGGGGAGTTTCGGGAGGTGGCTCAGGATGCCTAcagcacacagagctctgaTTTATTCCAGGACATATGGCAAGCTTCTGCCAGAAGCCTTTATTCAGCCTTCATTAATaatgttttccttgttttgtttttgtctttgtttttccaaaCCTCCAAATGTacacgtgcatgcgcgcgtccgcgtgcgtgtgcatgcccAGGGTCCAGCCGAGCGTCCGGAGGAGAGGGTGCGTGAGGAAGAACGCAGGCAGGGCAAGAAGAGCTCCAGCCTGGGGGACATCCGGGAGGACGAGGCCGATGGCCTCAGCCGAcgcctctccctccctggccTGCTGTCACAGGGTACATACCATGCTGTCCATGTCTTTTTccaacacacgtgtgtgcgtgtgtgtgtgtgtgtgtgtgtgtgtgtgtgtgtctgtgtgtgtgtgtgtctgtgtgtgtgtgtgtctgtgtgtgtgtgtgtctgtgtgtgtgtgtgtctgtgtgtgcgtgcgtgtgtgtgtgcgtgcgtgtgtgtgtgcgtgtacgcatgcatgcacgtgggTGGCTGTGTGCATTAGGTGTATATATGCAAGTGTTACCTTTCTGACATCATTGGAGGTCTAGTGCTGGcctattttcattcatttgtttaattcaaatgaatgttttaacaCGATTTTCAAAATGCGATAATCAAGATTGGTTAGGCAGCGGTTCTGAGAGAAAACAGGTCGTAGAAAAGAAAGGCGGACATATATGACTTGATGCATGCTGAGGTAGGACACATGCGCAGGGATGAGTGGCAAATCCATTTTCATTAACCTGAATTCAGTCCACAGTCAGATAACCGTCAGATGAGTAGCCAgaaaacagtataaaacaaaGTGGAATGCATAACtgcaaagcaaaacacagatAATTGCAGCAGTGACAGACAAGACAGGAAGACGAGGTATAAGCACACAAATAGATTAGAGGGGAAAGAGACAAAGGTGTAAACAGTGAAGGAAGGGGACACGCAAGCCACAAGACGGGCGGAAACAAacgaaataaaaacaaaaatgaggcTACATGGAACTGCAGTTTTGATTCTCTTCTGGAAACGATTGCACTGGTTACTATTTGCACATTCTAATAAAAAACTAATTGCAATTAAACTGTCATTTTCTAACCGgactaaaaataataaatcataatgGAGAATTGTCCATGAACAAATAGAGATACAATTTTGTTGCAGTATCgccccacctgtgtgtgtgtgtgtgtgtgtgtgtgtgtgtgtgtgtgtgtgtgtgtgtgtgtgtgtgttttgttttatgccaAACTTAATTGAGcagttttcatttgtatttagGTGTGTATGGTTATTATATGTAGTGGTACATTCATGTGTTCTCGTCGCTGTTTGTGAATAATGGCAGTGTTTTCATCTTGTACACATGTGCTTAGgtccatgtttttctttctcttagtATGTGGCCGAGTGTATCAGAGCTGCCTAATATTACAATGATCCGTGGTGTGGTGGCTGTTGTTTTGAAGGGAAGATTTGAACAGGTTTTTGCCTGAGGCAGACATGGTCTCTGTAAAAGGTCTCTAACTTTGGCAACATAACTGCGTTTAAAAACGGCATCTGAATGCAAATTGCGTCTCTTGTACAAACAGCTGAGCGCATTTCTGCGCACCATGCAGAATTGTGCTTTCGGCGTCCACTGACGGGTGCGCCATAATACGGCCATTGCCATGGTTACAGACAATGCAGAGACCAGGGCAAAGGAGCTGTCTGCTGTTGCTACGGTTACAGGTACTTGAGGACATAGTGTTGTTACTTTAGAGTTGAGTGTATAGGAAAAGCTGCTTATTAATGTTTAGGCCGTAGTATATTGGGAGATTGCGCTATAACTCCTGTCTTTAGACTAGCAGTCCCGCTACATCTATTAAAAGTCTCTTAGCCTCCTGTTCTTACCCCCTCCCAAGAAATAGCAGATGGACCTCTGTGGGAAAGGAACAAAGCACAGCatgtcatgagtgtgtgtatgtgtgtgtaaacgtgtgtgcttgtgtgtgtgcacgtttgtgggTAAGTagggctccccccccccccaaatgcatctggtatgtttgtgcatttgtatgtgtgtaggtgagatgtTACATATTAGTTCTcctgtgcgtgcgcgtgcgcgcgtgtgtgtgtgtgtgtgtgtgtgtgtgtgtgtgtgtgtgtgtgtgtgtgtgtgtgtgtgtgtgtgtgtgcgcgcgcgtgcacacttGGCTGTCAATAGACACTGTACAGTTTGGGCTCGTTTGGGTGGTAGAGTTGGGGAGTCAGGCTGCTCTGCTGGGATTTATTCATGTgaatttgtgcttctgtttgtttgggtatgtgtgtgtagtggagctAAGCCAATGCATCTGTAATGAGGAAAAATTGCGTCctcagtaaaacactgcagCCACGGGTAATAAAGGGCTTTTCACACTTGGTTTTGCAGAAGTCATTCCTCATTCTCGCTGCCTTTCCCCttttccatctgtttctctctctctctctctctctctctctctctctctcttttgcgtCTCTTTCTTTTTACCTTATCTCGCTCTCTCAGTGTCTCCTCGTCTCCTGCGGCGGACGAGTCGCCAGCGTGTCCAGACGCTTGCCCTCACCCCGGGCGCTGTGGCTGAGTCCGACGGCCGCCTTCCCTCGCTGCAGACTGAGGTCTGGAGCTGGGGGCGGGGTCAGGAGGGGCAGCTGGGACACGGAGACCTCCTGCCCAGGTCAGACTGCTGCCCACACTACCCTGCAAAACATTCGAAAGCTCAGTAGAATAAAGACTTCTAAAGAAACAAGCCAAAATTGCTCCTCAGTCTACAACTAACACAGCCAATTAAATCAGTTAATTTCaccccttctgtctctctctcccactctcgcgtgctctctctctctctctctctcccgcgtgctctctctctcccacatgctcgctctctctctctctctctctctcccacatgctctctctctctctctctctctctctctctctctcccacatgctcgctctctctctctctctctctcccacatgctcgctctctctctctctctcccgcgtgctctctctctctctctctctctctctctctctcccacatgctctctctccctctcccgcatgctctctctctctctctcccgcgtgctctctctctctcccacatgctctctctctctcgctctctctctctcccgcgtgctctctctctctctctcccgcgtgctctctctctctctctctctcccgcgtgctctctctctctctctctctcccgcgtgctctctctctctctctctctctctcccgcattctctctctctctctctctcccccgcgtgctctctctctctctctctctctctctccccgcgtgctctctctctctctcactctctctctctcccacatgctctctctctctctctctctctcccacatgctctctctctctctctcccctgcgtgctctctctctctctctctctctctctctctctctctctctctctctctctctctctctctctcctccccccagGCTGCAGCCTCTCTGTATTAAGAGTCTGAGTGGTAAAGAGGTGACACAAGTGGCTGCAGGTTCCCTTCACTCACTAGCCCTGACCACCCAGTCAcaggtgggtgtgggagtgggagggTAATGGCTGTCTGTGCATTGGGTGTGGGCGGGTAGgttgtgcttttattttggtaTTTCTTTTGGTAAAGCTTTGTGAAATGTtaatgctgaatgtgtgtgtcttctgcatgtgtgtgtatgagtcgTGGTATATTGGTGAGTTCATTGTAATGTTTGTTATGTTGGTAATCTTGTGTATCGGTAATGCTGAACGtggtatgcatgtgtggagCAGTGACACCaggtctgtttttgttgtgtgttgatTGTGCTGATAATCTTGTGTGTTGATAagtttgggtgtttgtgtgtctttgtgacaGGTGTACTCCTGGGGCAGTAACAGCTTTGGTCAGCTGGGGCACATGGAATCCCCCAGCACCGTCCCCCACTTGgcgaaggtacacacacacacacacacacacacacacacacacacacacacacacacacacacacacgatacccatccacccacactaTGAAGAAAGCATTTTAAAGACTATGATATTGTCTCTCCTAATCAGTCATTGCTACCTTcatctctgtcttctttttctcttcttgtcCCTTCCATAGCTATCAGAGGGGATCCGCGTATGGGACGTGGGGGCGGGGCAGCAGCATACTCTCCTATTGGCCGATGGAGACTGCTTCCAGCCAATCCTGTACTACAGTGGTGAGCAGGTGAAGGAGGGCTCTGTCGAGGAGACCCAGGAGCAGGAAGGTGGCTACACCCAGCAGCCTGTTCTTCTGCCCTTCTGTATGAAGGTTAGTCATGGCTCTGCCCCCTAATTCTGTATGGTTTCTcgtggctccgccccctccttCTGTATGAAGGTTAGTCGTGGCTCCGCCTCCACCTTCTGTATGAAGGTTAGTCGTGGCTCCGCCTCCACCTTCTGTATGAAGGTTAGTCGTGGCTCCGCCTCCACCTTCTGTATGAAGGTTAGTCGTGGGTCCGCCCCCCTTCTGTATGAAGGTTAGTCGTGGCTCTGCCCCTCCTATATGAAGGTTAGTCGTGGGTCCGCCCCCCTTCTGTATGAAGGTTAGTcgtggctccgcctcctccttcTGTATGAAGGTTAGTCATGGCTCCGCCCCCTTTCACTGCCAGCAGCACTGGCTCTGCTATTAAAACAATCTAGCAATGTTTAAATCTTAAATCAGTGTTCAGATAAGTGGTCACAGTTGTAAATAAGTTTTTTCTTCTCTATTAGggaatataaaataattatatattagaGAAAATTAGATGTATTAAAGGTAATTATATACTGTTAGAGAAATATTGTGAAGAATAGGCCAGTTTTTCATTGCCTTTCTACTCTTGCTtgattttgcatgtgtgcatgctgtaGTTGGGCTACGTGAGCAGTGTGTACGCGGGTGGGAGGAGCTGTGCAGCACTGGCCGACCGCAACGTGTCAGTCTCCGTCGCCAGCCTGCATGAGCTCGCAGCAGCCGAGAGGAAACACTACAGCAGGCTAATCAGTGTGATGAGTGCCCTGTTCCAGCCACTGCTTAAactgggtatgtgtgtgtgggtgttataCAATGAAATGGTGTGTTAAGAGTCCTAGATTTGAAATTTTCTTTGGTTCCTGTGTTTATGCTCTCAGATACCTTAAGCTCCACCCTGGGGCCACCCTGTACTGGACTTCTGCAAAGTCTCATTGGTCGTTTTAGCCGCCTGTCTCAGCTAACAGGTCAGAACTCTGCCTCCCTGACCTCCTTCCTGAGGTGCTCACGTGATGTCAGAGGCCTTGTTATGCTTGACCACGCACACCTGTTTCTGGACACGTATTCTGAGCAAGtactcacacccccacacacacacatccacacccacacacacacacacacacacagaccccccacatccacacacacacacacacacacagaccccccacatccacacccacacacacacacacacacacacacacacacacacacagaaccatcTATAGGTATAAAAATACCATGATTCAGTAATACTGTTCTGACTTTATGCTCACATTAAAGTGAGATCTACagttcttttgttttcagtctctctgtgttgtgtgtgtttgtgctaatAGGTACTCCTCTGCAGTGGGGAACATGCTAGTCATGGGGGGCTTTCATGCTCTTGTCAAACCTTGCCAGTGAGtcatattaatatatatatatatatgtgtgtgtgtgtgtgtgtgtgtgtgtgtgtgtgtgtgtgtgagagagagagagagagattagggcCAGTAATTAGTGCAGTGATTTTTCTGAGAATATTGAGAGTTATGAGAATAGTGTGAATAGTCTTCCTCACACTGAAATAAGAACTTACTGTTGTCAGTCAGTTCCTGAAATAGAAATTTAGTTCACTGCAAAACTCATTTGAAGCTGGTCGGTCTCCATGTCTTGGGTTCAGTATCTCACTTCTCCACCGAAcacccccgccccgccccgcagGGATGTGTTTGGGAAGGGGGCGGAGCTTGTACATAAGCTGTCCGAGTGTACCGAAGAGGCGGCGTCGATGACAGAAGTTCTCACTCATCTCTTTTACCTGCCCATCCGCCACCTGCATGAGTACGGACGCCTGCTGCTCAAACTGGCTGTGTGTTATGAGGCGGTAGgcaacacccacccacccacccacatttTACTTAATAAAAGTGTGTAATAAAACATTGACTGTAtttcagtggggttttttttgtacaggtctatgtgtgtgaattccttctgtgttttgtgtgtgtgaatttcttTCAGAGCTCTGTGGAACATCAGAAGCTGCAAGAGATGAGCTCTGGGTATGAGTCACTGGCTCTTCatctgaagaggaagaggatggaggCTGAGCACACCCTGCACTTCTGGAAGAGCTTTCCCGGGAAGATGACGGTGAGCAAATCAGGCCTCATTACACACTGCTCAACCACCAACTTTGTTCCCCTGTGATTCTCtttatcttcctctctctctttatctgtcttCAGAGAAGCTGGCTTAAATTTCACTGTGTTTTTGTATCAGCTACAAATAACGCATGTGACTAATAAAAATCTTgaatctgtgagtgtgtgtgtgtgtgtgcgcgtgcgtgtgcatgtattcTTTCTCTAGTGtatgcagttttttaaaatttggtgCAAACGTGCCACACGTCACTGACAGTCTGGAACGCTACCTCTGCTATGTCCCAAAATAACTGAGTTTTGAGAGCCATTCCCCAgttatctgagtgtgtgtgtgtgtggcagagagctGACTTAGGTATGGGGGCTGTGTGatagcagtgtgtgagtgac
It encodes the following:
- the als2b gene encoding alsin isoform X2, yielding MDKQKSSEQESPGERGGLHVWRGYSCSVSPEKVLLSRPVLQAALGAKHMVLLVEGGQVYSSGELPWKQNQASLGTAEPILEAGLSEQHVVSVAAGTSHSGAVTEDGAVHMWGDNTYGQCGLLGLSVVPNPTPVGVVDCDSVPAKPVRILEVACGEQHTLALSARHEVWSWGSGCQLGLLTCTFPVWKPQRVEHLAGRHVLQVVCGASHSLALVRCLPLPLPQGQCRLLADKCGQCNQSLYTMTDKEDHVIISDSHSCPLGVELEEGDAKLETEGIPGQGPLGCIRSSPSEPILSTHSHASKAAVFSASTPRGSPAPAPTSNPEPQDQGHHAGKETSESAPKDPEESHSPVADGGVSEAALESSGSGTDGAKGTAAKSSPYPDEQALKDYLKRLSDQTLAEQVSKGPSTAQCIQALVEPADVFTSDPTTPVAQSVTPMGSALNNLVVSCASAVGERVASTYEALSLRKVIGYWGPAERPEERVREEERRQGKKSSSLGDIREDEADGLSRRLSLPGLLSQVSPRLLRRTSRQRVQTLALTPGAVAESDGRLPSLQTEVWSWGRGQEGQLGHGDLLPRLQPLCIKSLSGKEVTQVAAGSLHSLALTTQSQVYSWGSNSFGQLGHMESPSTVPHLAKLSEGIRVWDVGAGQQHTLLLADGDCFQPILYYSGEQVKEGSVEETQEQEGGYTQQPVLLPFCMKLGYVSSVYAGGRSCAALADRNVSVSVASLHELAAAERKHYSRLISVMSALFQPLLKLDTLSSTLGPPCTGLLQSLIGRFSRLSQLTGQNSASLTSFLRCSRDVRGLVMLDHAHLFLDTYSEYSSAVGNMLVMGGFHALVKPCQDVFGKGAELVHKLSECTEEAASMTEVLTHLFYLPIRHLHEYGRLLLKLAVCYEASSVEHQKLQEMSSGYESLALHLKRKRMEAEHTLHFWKSFPGKMTDSLRKSSRRLLCESSNKALTLQNAGRFSVNWFILFNDALVHAQFSTHHVFPLPTLWVEPISEENTGLYGLKVTSPEECFTLLASSPSEKAKWLRAINQAVEQALIGVGPDMAQPPVGAGMRADPPISRTASYTFYKDSRLKEATYEGRWVSGKPHGRGILKWPDGRTYTGTFKNGFEDGFGDYIVPNKTLNKCDHYQGQWKDGKMHGFGTLRYASGEVYEGSFQENMRHGHGMMRSGKLNSTSPSVFIGQWVQDKRTGYGVFDDITRGEKYMGLWQDDQRQGTGVIVTQFGLYYEGNFSGNKMMGTGVLLSEDDTTFEGDFSEDWTLSGKGTLTMPNGDYIDGSFGGVWGTGLKISGSYYKPNLYDSDKERRCTLKLGRLAVPSEEKWKAVFGECWNSLGCETAGQGDTSTAWESVAIALTTNRRQHRDSPELLSRSHNKTLESLEFIPQHMGPVTLEKYDTIRRYLGKACDTPLHPLGRLVEALVAVYRMTYVGVGANRRLLQQAVNEIKSYLSRIFQIVRFLFPDLPEEGGMLPESSNARKDSDSTEAQLESPRPVHVVSSSALLLPVLLPRLYPPLFTLYALEKEKEDDVYWECVLRLNKQPDLALLAFLGVQQKFWPVTFTLHGEKQQVLSSTKDACFASAVETLQQISTTFTPSDKLQVIQITFEEITQEVLLLLKQDFLWSMDDLFPVFLYVVLRARIRNLGSEVNLIEDLMDPCVQHGEHGIMFTTLKACYYQIQHEKVT
- the als2b gene encoding alsin isoform X1; this encodes MDKQKSSEQESPGERGGLHVWRGYSCSVSPEKVLLSRPVLQAALGAKHMVLLVEGGQVYSSGELPWKQNQASLGTAEPILEAGLSEQHVVSVAAGTSHSGAVTEDGAVHMWGDNTYGQCGLLGLSVVPNPTPVGVVDCDSVPAKPVRILEVACGEQHTLALSARHEVWSWGSGCQLGLLTCTFPVWKPQRVEHLAGRHVLQVVCGASHSLALVRCLPLPLPQGQCRLLADKCGQCNQSLYTMTDKEDHVIISDSHSCPLGVELEEGDAKLETEGIPGQGPLGCIRSSPSEPILSTHSHASKAAVFSASTPRGSPAPAPTSNPEPQDQGHHAGKETSESAPKDPEESHSPVADGGVSEAALESSGSGTDGAKGTAAKSSPYPDEQALKDYLKRLSDQTLAEQVSKGPSTAQCIQALVEPADVFTSDPTTPVAQSVTPMGSALNNLVVSCASAVGERVASTYEALSLRKVIGYWGPAERPEERVREEERRQGKKSSSLGDIREDEADGLSRRLSLPGLLSQVSPRLLRRTSRQRVQTLALTPGAVAESDGRLPSLQTEVWSWGRGQEGQLGHGDLLPRLQPLCIKSLSGKEVTQVAAGSLHSLALTTQSQVYSWGSNSFGQLGHMESPSTVPHLAKLSEGIRVWDVGAGQQHTLLLADGDCFQPILYYSGEQVKEGSVEETQEQEGGYTQQPVLLPFCMKLGYVSSVYAGGRSCAALADRNVSVSVASLHELAAAERKHYSRLISVMSALFQPLLKLDTLSSTLGPPCTGLLQSLIGRFSRLSQLTGQNSASLTSFLRCSRDVRGLVMLDHAHLFLDTYSEYSSAVGNMLVMGGFHALVKPCQDVFGKGAELVHKLSECTEEAASMTEVLTHLFYLPIRHLHEYGRLLLKLAVCYEASSVEHQKLQEMSSGYESLALHLKRKRMEAEHTLHFWKSFPGKMTDSLRKSSRRLLCESSNKALTLQNAGRFSVNWFILFNDALVHAQGVLPSKGFFSTHHVFPLPTLWVEPISEENTGLYGLKVTSPEECFTLLASSPSEKAKWLRAINQAVEQALIGVGPDMAQPPVGAGMRADPPISRTASYTFYKDSRLKEATYEGRWVSGKPHGRGILKWPDGRTYTGTFKNGFEDGFGDYIVPNKTLNKCDHYQGQWKDGKMHGFGTLRYASGEVYEGSFQENMRHGHGMMRSGKLNSTSPSVFIGQWVQDKRTGYGVFDDITRGEKYMGLWQDDQRQGTGVIVTQFGLYYEGNFSGNKMMGTGVLLSEDDTTFEGDFSEDWTLSGKGTLTMPNGDYIDGSFGGVWGTGLKISGSYYKPNLYDSDKERRCTLKLGRLAVPSEEKWKAVFGECWNSLGCETAGQGDTSTAWESVAIALTTNRRQHRDSPELLSRSHNKTLESLEFIPQHMGPVTLEKYDTIRRYLGKACDTPLHPLGRLVEALVAVYRMTYVGVGANRRLLQQAVNEIKSYLSRIFQIVRFLFPDLPEEGGMLPESSNARKDSDSTEAQLESPRPVHVVSSSALLLPVLLPRLYPPLFTLYALEKEKEDDVYWECVLRLNKQPDLALLAFLGVQQKFWPVTFTLHGEKQQVLSSTKDACFASAVETLQQISTTFTPSDKLQVIQITFEEITQEVLLLLKQDFLWSMDDLFPVFLYVVLRARIRNLGSEVNLIEDLMDPCVQHGEHGIMFTTLKACYYQIQHEKVT